One genomic segment of Vulgatibacter sp. includes these proteins:
- a CDS encoding vWA domain-containing protein, giving the protein MRLGLFATGLLASTLAGCGVGGAPDGVVADCSSQVALPPGVSTDILFVVDDSISMREEQEKVAAQLEAFVTALAEGPVAHDFRIGLATTGVSQNAGGCEPGEPSHYTPFPEESGRLQPATLPGDEGPGPTVLSWNDPDLLPRFAALVRRGTSGSGQEMGLEAMRLALTEPLATEQGFLRPGARLLVVVVTDEDDCSDPTGTALTLGPRCEDVSCSSDADCGAEGSYCLPHDGRRVCFPNFCETSEGRALLEPVQRYVDLLQNLDDGTGTGRKRETYFAAIAPIDVETGDAARCISSTDEASGIGVRYLEAAAGMGERGTTASICADDYGAALQEIATLVQAPQVLELEDPPADARLLRVELERADGTEVSCRSGDGFSYEAPTGGAAARITLEGKCRLQHGDQIRIEQICAG; this is encoded by the coding sequence ATGCGCCTTGGATTATTTGCAACTGGTCTCCTTGCCTCCACCCTCGCTGGCTGCGGCGTCGGCGGCGCCCCCGACGGCGTGGTCGCCGACTGCAGCAGCCAGGTGGCCCTGCCGCCCGGCGTCTCCACCGACATCCTCTTCGTCGTCGACGACTCGATCTCGATGCGGGAGGAGCAGGAGAAGGTGGCGGCGCAGCTCGAGGCCTTCGTCACCGCGCTGGCGGAGGGCCCCGTCGCCCACGATTTCCGCATCGGCCTGGCGACCACCGGCGTGAGCCAGAACGCCGGCGGCTGCGAGCCCGGCGAGCCCAGCCACTACACGCCCTTCCCCGAGGAGAGCGGCAGGCTCCAGCCGGCGACGCTCCCCGGCGACGAGGGCCCCGGGCCCACCGTCCTCTCCTGGAACGATCCCGACCTGCTCCCGCGCTTCGCCGCCCTCGTGCGCCGTGGCACCTCGGGCTCGGGGCAGGAGATGGGGCTCGAGGCGATGCGCCTCGCCCTCACCGAGCCGCTGGCCACCGAGCAGGGCTTCCTCCGCCCCGGCGCGCGGCTCCTCGTGGTGGTGGTCACCGACGAGGACGATTGCTCCGATCCCACCGGTACCGCCCTCACCCTCGGGCCCCGCTGCGAGGACGTCTCCTGCAGCAGCGACGCCGACTGCGGCGCGGAGGGGAGCTACTGCCTCCCGCACGACGGGCGCCGGGTCTGCTTCCCCAACTTCTGCGAGACGAGCGAGGGCCGCGCGCTCCTCGAGCCGGTGCAGCGCTACGTCGATCTGCTGCAGAACCTCGACGACGGCACGGGGACCGGCCGCAAGCGCGAGACCTACTTCGCGGCGATCGCGCCGATCGACGTGGAGACCGGCGACGCCGCCCGCTGCATCTCCTCCACCGACGAGGCCTCCGGCATCGGCGTCCGCTACCTCGAAGCGGCGGCGGGGATGGGCGAGCGTGGCACCACGGCCTCGATCTGCGCCGACGACTACGGCGCGGCGCTGCAGGAGATCGCCACGCTGGTGCAGGCGCCGCAGGTCCTCGAGCTGGAGGATCCGCCGGCGGACGCACGTCTGCTCCGGGTGGAGCTCGAGCGCGCCGACGGCACCGAGGTGAGCTGCCGCAGCGGCGACGGCTTCAGCTACGAGGCCCCCACCGGCGGGGCCGCCGCCCGGATCACCCTCGAGGGCAAGTGCCGCCTGCAGCACGGCGACCAGATCCGGATCGAGCAGATCTGCGCGGGCTGA
- a CDS encoding isopenicillin N synthase family dioxygenase has protein sequence MVMDRVPVVDLRDYSEGQGERRAKFVRVLGEGLEKFGFVSVVGHRVDEQLLARAYAVATETFALPTENKRRYETPEDGRQRGYTSFGIEHAKYTTVPDLKEFWHVGRELPAEHPQRQSGVVPANRFPEEVPAFRTTMLELFSGIEAFSLQLFDAIGEYLGQPPAFFREMVRDSNTLLRVIHYPDLGPDAPEGAVRSAAHEDINLLTVLPAATQPGLELMTRDGEWVPIDTPPNAMVCDTGDMMALLTANQLPATTHRVVNPPGGRDGGRYSMPVFLHPNPEYVITPMKPGFAAPVKTRDFLFQRLREIGLTK, from the coding sequence ATGGTGATGGATCGGGTTCCCGTCGTCGACCTGCGGGACTACAGCGAAGGGCAGGGCGAGCGCCGGGCGAAGTTCGTGCGCGTCCTCGGCGAGGGGCTCGAGAAGTTCGGCTTCGTCTCGGTGGTGGGCCACCGCGTCGACGAGCAGCTCCTCGCCAGGGCCTATGCGGTGGCGACGGAGACCTTCGCGCTGCCCACCGAGAACAAGCGCCGCTACGAGACGCCGGAAGACGGCCGCCAGCGTGGCTACACCTCCTTCGGCATCGAGCATGCGAAGTACACCACCGTGCCCGACCTCAAGGAGTTCTGGCACGTGGGCCGCGAGCTCCCCGCCGAGCACCCGCAGCGCCAGTCGGGCGTGGTGCCGGCGAACCGCTTCCCCGAGGAGGTCCCCGCCTTCCGGACCACGATGCTCGAGCTCTTCTCCGGCATCGAGGCCTTCTCCCTCCAGCTCTTCGACGCCATCGGCGAGTACCTCGGCCAGCCCCCGGCCTTCTTCCGGGAGATGGTCCGCGACTCGAACACGCTCCTGCGCGTGATCCACTACCCGGACCTCGGCCCCGACGCGCCGGAGGGCGCGGTCCGCTCCGCCGCCCACGAGGACATCAACCTCCTCACCGTCCTCCCCGCCGCCACGCAGCCGGGCCTCGAGCTGATGACCCGCGACGGCGAGTGGGTGCCCATCGACACGCCGCCGAACGCGATGGTCTGCGACACCGGCGACATGATGGCGCTGCTCACCGCGAACCAGCTGCCCGCCACCACCCATCGCGTGGTCAACCCGCCCGGTGGCAGGGACGGCGGCCGCTACTCGATGCCGGTCTTCCTCCATCCCAACCCGGAGTACGTGATCACGCCGATGAAGCCCGGCTTCGCGGCGCCGGTGAAGACCCGCGACTTCCTCTTCCAGCGCCTCCGCGAGATCGGCCTCACGAAGTAG
- a CDS encoding DNA polymerase beta superfamily protein, translating into MEPTLIYETVHGSRAYGVATATSDVDVRGVIVGPPAWYHGYRGGPEQIELSPDHVRYEIRKLFRLLAASNPTLIEVLWTAPADHLVCTAAGEKLLALRQLFLSRKVERSFAHYAMAQLRRIQTHRRWLLVPPQEEPRREAFGLPPNRGLAREQQGAAEALLAAGEELPTSLLELLDREKRWQAARREWEAHRSWLRSRNPQRAEAEARFGYDTKHAMHLVRLLRMAREILATGQVQVRRPDRDELLAIRAGSWSYEELVEQAESLFAAVEDAARTTTLPAAPDEVRLDQACQRIVEEVLAAAG; encoded by the coding sequence ATGGAGCCGACGCTCATCTACGAGACCGTGCACGGGAGCCGCGCCTACGGCGTCGCCACGGCGACCTCCGACGTCGACGTGCGCGGGGTGATCGTCGGGCCGCCGGCCTGGTACCACGGCTACCGCGGCGGCCCCGAGCAGATCGAGCTCTCGCCCGACCACGTCCGCTACGAGATCCGCAAGCTCTTCCGCCTCCTCGCTGCGAGCAACCCGACGCTGATCGAGGTGCTGTGGACCGCCCCCGCGGACCACCTCGTCTGTACCGCCGCCGGCGAGAAGCTCCTTGCCCTGCGCCAGCTCTTCCTCTCCCGCAAGGTGGAGCGGAGCTTCGCCCACTACGCGATGGCGCAGCTCCGCCGGATCCAGACCCACCGGCGCTGGCTCCTCGTACCGCCACAGGAAGAGCCCCGCCGCGAGGCGTTCGGCCTGCCGCCGAACCGGGGCCTCGCCCGCGAGCAGCAGGGCGCCGCAGAGGCGCTGCTCGCTGCCGGCGAGGAGCTTCCCACCAGCCTGCTCGAGCTCCTCGATCGGGAGAAGCGCTGGCAGGCGGCGCGACGCGAATGGGAAGCGCACCGCAGCTGGCTCCGCAGCCGCAACCCGCAGCGCGCGGAAGCCGAGGCCCGCTTCGGCTACGACACCAAACACGCGATGCACCTGGTGCGCCTGCTGCGCATGGCCCGCGAGATCCTCGCCACCGGGCAGGTGCAGGTGCGGCGCCCCGACCGCGACGAGCTCCTCGCCATCCGCGCCGGCAGCTGGAGCTACGAAGAGCTGGTGGAGCAGGCGGAGTCGCTCTTCGCCGCGGTGGAGGACGCGGCCCGGACCACGACCCTCCCTGCGGCACCCGACGAGGTCCGCCTCGACCAGGCCTGCCAGCGGATCGTCGAGGAGGTCCTCGCAGCCGCAGGTTGA
- a CDS encoding HAD family hydrolase, which translates to MASTANSMASTAVDPLPSWNDGPAKRGVLVFVARVTTRGSTDFLPQSDRIAVFDNDGTLWPEKPMPFQAAFAIDELKRCTRTEPRLASDPMVQAALSGDLEKLLQGDHLDGLMQVLALTHAGMTVDEFRDAVEAWFKSAKHPRFGRPYDELTYQPMQELLRYLRANGFKNFIVSGGGADFMRVWVERVYGIPPEQVVGSTARTKFELRESGPVLTKTLDYLFVNDGQGKPSGIHQFIGRRPTVCAGNSDGDHAMLQYTTRNNPGPGLGLILHHTDDVREYAYDAETQSSGKLVEALEEAPRRGWLVVDMKQDWNAMFHRVHG; encoded by the coding sequence ATGGCCTCCACCGCTAACTCCATGGCCTCCACCGCTGTTGATCCGCTCCCCTCCTGGAACGATGGTCCTGCCAAACGTGGGGTCCTCGTGTTCGTCGCCAGGGTGACGACTCGAGGATCGACCGATTTCTTGCCACAGTCGGACCGCATTGCCGTGTTCGACAACGACGGCACGCTCTGGCCCGAGAAGCCGATGCCGTTTCAGGCAGCCTTTGCCATCGACGAGCTGAAGCGATGCACCCGCACCGAGCCCAGGCTCGCTTCGGATCCCATGGTGCAAGCCGCCTTGTCCGGAGACCTCGAAAAGCTCCTGCAAGGCGATCACCTCGATGGCCTGATGCAGGTGTTGGCGCTCACCCATGCAGGCATGACGGTCGACGAGTTTCGCGACGCCGTAGAGGCGTGGTTCAAGTCGGCGAAGCACCCGCGATTTGGGAGGCCCTACGACGAACTCACCTACCAACCGATGCAGGAACTCCTGCGCTATCTGCGGGCAAATGGCTTCAAGAATTTCATTGTCTCCGGTGGCGGCGCAGACTTCATGCGCGTTTGGGTGGAGCGCGTGTACGGCATACCACCGGAGCAGGTGGTCGGTTCGACAGCACGGACGAAATTCGAGCTACGAGAAAGCGGGCCGGTGCTGACAAAGACACTCGATTATCTTTTCGTGAATGACGGGCAGGGCAAGCCATCCGGCATTCATCAATTCATCGGCCGGCGACCCACGGTCTGCGCGGGGAACAGCGACGGCGATCACGCGATGTTGCAATACACCACCCGCAACAACCCGGGCCCTGGTCTCGGCCTGATCCTCCACCATACCGACGACGTTCGCGAATATGCCTATGACGCCGAGACGCAGAGCAGCGGCAAGCTCGTCGAAGCCCTCGAGGAGGCACCCAGGCGCGGCTGGCTCGTCGTGGACATGAAGCAGGACTGGAACGCAATGTTCCACCGAGTTCACGGTTGA
- a CDS encoding serine protease, translating to MTGRSIIAFGIAAGGLPLALALVPEPSPANPELVPVARLATEATVTLLPSRCAGAVVEDDRHVATVAHCVDGERLHVRLHDGRTLGATVAHRDEAKDHVILRLDGPARVRPVPIADELPATGAWLFFGSRPERPMPPQEVEVTRIARCPSLPGVDGAIHTTLDARPGDSGSPLLDERGALAGMVHGGARCQISTPAAGLGATLRTLQPAG from the coding sequence ATGACGGGCAGGTCGATCATCGCGTTCGGTATCGCAGCGGGCGGTCTGCCCCTGGCGCTGGCCCTGGTCCCCGAGCCCAGCCCGGCCAACCCCGAGCTCGTCCCCGTGGCGCGCCTCGCCACCGAGGCGACGGTGACGCTCCTGCCCTCGCGCTGCGCCGGCGCGGTGGTGGAGGACGATCGCCACGTGGCCACCGTCGCCCATTGCGTCGACGGCGAGCGCCTGCACGTCCGCCTCCACGACGGCCGCACGCTGGGCGCCACCGTCGCCCACCGGGACGAGGCGAAGGACCACGTGATCCTCCGGCTCGACGGCCCGGCCCGGGTCCGTCCCGTTCCGATCGCGGACGAGCTCCCCGCCACGGGCGCCTGGCTCTTCTTCGGGAGCAGGCCCGAGCGCCCGATGCCGCCGCAGGAGGTGGAGGTGACCCGGATCGCCCGCTGCCCCTCGCTGCCCGGCGTGGACGGCGCGATCCACACCACCCTCGACGCGCGGCCCGGCGACTCCGGCTCGCCGCTCCTCGACGAGCGCGGCGCGCTGGCCGGCATGGTCCACGGCGGCGCCCGCTGCCAGATCAGCACCCCGGCGGCAGGCCTCGGCGCCACGCTGCGGACGTTGCAGCCGGCGGGCTGA
- a CDS encoding cold-shock protein produces MAQGSVKWFNDEKGFGFIAQDDGGDVFVHHTAINADGFRSLAEGQRVEFDVQQGPKGLQASNVRAI; encoded by the coding sequence ATGGCACAGGGTTCCGTGAAGTGGTTCAACGACGAGAAGGGCTTCGGATTCATCGCGCAGGACGACGGCGGCGACGTCTTCGTGCACCACACCGCGATCAACGCTGACGGCTTCCGCTCGCTGGCCGAGGGCCAGCGCGTGGAGTTCGACGTGCAGCAGGGCCCCAAGGGCCTGCAGGCCTCGAACGTTCGGGCGATCTGA
- a CDS encoding MYXO-CTERM sorting domain-containing protein, with translation MLLRLLPFALSALVLLPFAAHAEEMLVGTTCSSTADCPLAFACETVDIPCYDTPVDCECAPCEPDTVCEPCDCGGREQGGGGPDCTTTSAQHCVFRPQSCTADADCTTAGFVCQAQEECSGGGGCACPGCPAGEECPPCDCDDVPDEVDCVVTGGYCLPPLDACESDADCTNGWSCTDLGYGGSSDGSCEICECVSSGGTGERGGDDETGGDGGTGGTDEGDCTCRPCEDDSTYAAESVCLPAGWDAQLEAMMSHVGGGEYGGGGTRGEDNGGVGAPEQAAGDDDLEDEEAPLGCNAAGAGAVSLLPLATLGLLRRRRG, from the coding sequence ATGTTGCTTCGTCTGCTTCCTTTCGCGCTCTCCGCCCTGGTGCTGTTGCCGTTCGCGGCGCACGCGGAGGAGATGCTCGTCGGCACCACCTGCAGCTCCACGGCGGACTGCCCGCTCGCCTTCGCCTGCGAGACGGTCGACATCCCCTGCTACGACACGCCGGTCGATTGCGAGTGCGCCCCCTGCGAGCCCGACACCGTCTGCGAGCCCTGTGATTGCGGCGGGCGCGAGCAGGGCGGCGGCGGTCCGGACTGCACGACGACGTCGGCGCAGCATTGCGTTTTCCGGCCGCAGAGCTGCACCGCCGATGCGGACTGCACCACGGCGGGCTTCGTCTGCCAGGCGCAGGAGGAGTGCAGCGGCGGTGGCGGCTGCGCCTGCCCCGGCTGCCCCGCAGGCGAGGAGTGTCCGCCCTGCGACTGCGACGACGTGCCGGACGAGGTCGACTGCGTGGTGACCGGCGGCTATTGCCTGCCGCCGCTCGACGCCTGTGAGAGCGACGCGGATTGCACGAACGGCTGGAGCTGCACCGACCTCGGCTACGGCGGCTCCTCCGACGGCAGCTGCGAGATCTGCGAATGCGTCTCCAGCGGCGGCACCGGCGAGCGCGGCGGCGACGACGAGACCGGCGGCGACGGCGGCACGGGCGGCACCGACGAGGGCGACTGCACCTGCAGGCCGTGCGAGGACGATTCGACCTACGCGGCCGAGAGCGTCTGCCTGCCTGCGGGCTGGGATGCGCAGCTCGAGGCGATGATGTCGCACGTCGGCGGTGGCGAGTACGGCGGCGGCGGCACCAGGGGAGAGGACAACGGCGGCGTCGGTGCACCGGAGCAGGCTGCCGGCGACGACGACCTCGAGGACGAGGAGGCGCCGCTGGGCTGCAACGCCGCAGGCGCCGGCGCGGTCTCGCTGCTGCCGCTCGCGACCCTCGGTCTGCTGCGTCGCCGCCGCGGCTGA
- a CDS encoding 2'-5' RNA ligase family protein, whose product MRGDGRKFRVLAVVDVCTRERLALQANRHILRLYDLHETGGPRGAWMQPLDVVTNFQEMRPDTTVAAINVLLEPDAATIAKARATNARLLEDYPAGFALDANHAPHITILQRFVRAAELGELANAVAGVLRSEQAAKWECKATGYYDLAHENLGLLGIVIEPTQELRRLQQKVIDAVAPFAVEKGTGAAFAPRPDGGAISQPTVEYVKNFVGPHTGTNYHPHLTVGIGTRAFLNALQVEPFEPFIIRPVSVSLYQLGDYGVAQTKLHGLHR is encoded by the coding sequence GTGCGAGGTGATGGCCGGAAGTTCCGGGTACTGGCGGTCGTAGATGTATGTACCCGTGAGCGCCTCGCCCTGCAGGCCAACAGGCACATCCTTCGTCTCTACGATCTGCATGAGACCGGCGGACCACGCGGCGCGTGGATGCAGCCACTGGATGTCGTCACCAACTTCCAGGAAATGAGACCAGACACGACCGTGGCCGCGATCAACGTGCTGCTCGAGCCAGATGCCGCCACGATTGCAAAAGCACGGGCAACGAACGCTCGGCTGCTGGAGGACTATCCGGCAGGCTTCGCCCTCGATGCCAATCACGCGCCGCACATCACCATTCTCCAACGGTTCGTGCGGGCGGCGGAGCTCGGCGAGCTAGCCAATGCCGTGGCTGGAGTGCTGCGTTCAGAGCAGGCGGCGAAATGGGAATGCAAGGCGACTGGCTACTATGACCTGGCTCACGAGAATCTCGGTTTGCTGGGAATCGTCATCGAACCGACCCAGGAATTGCGTCGACTACAGCAGAAGGTCATCGACGCCGTCGCCCCGTTCGCCGTGGAGAAGGGGACAGGCGCGGCCTTTGCGCCCCGCCCTGACGGCGGGGCGATCAGCCAGCCGACAGTGGAGTACGTGAAGAACTTCGTCGGCCCCCATACCGGCACGAACTATCACCCGCATCTCACCGTCGGCATCGGTACCCGTGCGTTCCTGAACGCCTTGCAAGTGGAGCCATTCGAGCCCTTCATCATCCGGCCCGTATCCGTGAGCCTCTACCAGCTGGGGGATTACGGGGTCGCACAAACAAAACTCCATGGCCTCCACCGCTAA
- a CDS encoding OmpA family protein: MSRISVALALSLIAGLPAGAAADDALARGIDPVGGRLAVTADSFLTVESARTAPAGSFGLSLLADYHHGLMALQIGDEKIDDLLAHRLDLHVMGSYALTNWLEVGADMPLTLVQSNGFDRLADETGFPQNEPSSAGLGDLRFVGKARLLQQEDHGVGLAAVAEVRLPTGDEESFLGERGVALAPSLVAERSFGAVRLALGGGYRYRSDAGRFLNLHVGDAIGFSLAGAYALPSSFLGEGWDALAEVVGSTPSRAPFNGPDSDAMKTGLEALVGLRGDLGAGFQGLAGVGTGLSGESGFGREGVRGFVGVRYQRMVHDRDGDGIEDDVDRCPDVREDRDGFEDSDGCPDPDNDRDGIADDEDMCPDEKGPREYEGCPDPDGDEIPNHEDACPDEYGPAQWEGCPAGDPLARYDGDKIELRGAVNFDTGRASIKRESFGVLDQVAKVLQENPEVKRVRIDGHTDDVGSARLNRELSRKRAAAVVQYLIGKGVAKERFASEGFGEDKPIAPNRTALGRAKNRRVEFTVVEQE; the protein is encoded by the coding sequence GTGTCCCGCATCTCTGTCGCCCTCGCCCTCTCGCTGATCGCCGGCCTTCCCGCCGGCGCCGCCGCGGACGACGCGCTGGCCCGCGGCATCGATCCCGTGGGTGGCAGGCTCGCCGTCACGGCCGATTCCTTCCTCACGGTGGAGAGCGCGCGCACCGCGCCTGCCGGTTCCTTCGGCCTCTCGCTCCTCGCCGACTACCACCACGGCTTGATGGCCCTGCAGATCGGCGACGAGAAGATCGACGATCTGCTCGCCCACCGCCTCGACCTCCATGTGATGGGCAGCTACGCGCTCACCAACTGGCTCGAGGTCGGCGCCGACATGCCGCTCACCCTCGTCCAGTCGAACGGCTTCGACCGCCTCGCGGACGAGACGGGCTTCCCGCAGAACGAGCCCTCCTCCGCAGGCCTCGGCGACCTCCGCTTCGTCGGCAAGGCGCGCCTGCTGCAGCAGGAGGATCACGGCGTGGGCCTCGCCGCGGTGGCCGAGGTGCGCCTGCCCACCGGCGACGAGGAGAGCTTCCTCGGCGAGCGCGGCGTCGCGCTGGCGCCGTCGCTGGTGGCGGAGCGCAGCTTCGGCGCCGTGCGCCTCGCCCTCGGCGGCGGCTACCGCTACCGCAGCGATGCGGGCCGGTTCCTCAACCTCCATGTCGGCGACGCCATCGGCTTCTCGCTCGCCGGCGCCTACGCGCTCCCCTCCTCCTTCCTCGGCGAAGGGTGGGACGCACTCGCCGAGGTGGTGGGCAGCACCCCTTCGCGCGCTCCCTTCAACGGCCCCGATTCCGACGCGATGAAGACCGGCCTCGAGGCCCTCGTCGGCCTGCGCGGCGATCTCGGCGCGGGCTTCCAGGGCCTCGCCGGCGTGGGCACCGGCCTCTCGGGGGAGTCGGGCTTCGGCCGCGAGGGCGTCCGCGGCTTCGTCGGCGTGCGCTACCAGCGGATGGTCCACGACCGCGACGGCGACGGGATCGAGGATGACGTCGACCGCTGCCCGGACGTCCGCGAGGATCGCGACGGCTTCGAGGATTCCGACGGCTGCCCCGATCCCGACAACGATCGGGACGGCATCGCCGACGACGAAGACATGTGCCCCGACGAGAAGGGCCCCCGCGAGTACGAGGGCTGCCCGGATCCCGACGGGGACGAGATCCCGAACCACGAGGACGCGTGCCCCGACGAGTACGGCCCCGCCCAGTGGGAGGGCTGCCCCGCGGGCGATCCGCTCGCCCGCTACGACGGCGACAAGATCGAGCTCCGCGGCGCGGTCAACTTCGACACCGGCCGCGCCAGCATCAAGCGCGAATCCTTCGGCGTCCTCGACCAGGTGGCGAAGGTGCTGCAGGAGAACCCCGAGGTGAAGCGCGTCCGCATCGACGGCCACACCGACGACGTGGGCAGCGCCCGCCTCAACCGCGAGCTGAGCCGCAAGCGCGCCGCGGCGGTGGTGCAGTACCTGATCGGCAAGGGCGTGGCGAAGGAGCGCTTCGCGAGCGAGGGCTTCGGCGAGGACAAGCCGATCGCCCCGAATCGCACCGCCCTGGGCCGCGCCAAGAACCGGCGCGTCGAGTTCACCGTCGTCGAGCAGGAGTGA
- a CDS encoding polysaccharide deacetylase family protein produces the protein MAKGGGAALAVALVLCLGVLPKAAHAAETVVALTFDDNRTSQLQVLPLLERHGLHATFNIITGRVGASGYMSWDDLAAVAAAGHEIAGHTVSHPDLTAISLEEARREICEGREALVAHGHSPETFCYPFSRTSPEVQALVAECGYAAAQVAAGLGCATCPAAESLPPLNPFRIRGLSSSQITETLADLQAQVIRAEEAGGGLVVFKFHQICTGDCGTYTTHPDTLDAFFGWLAVRAGQGTVVKTLASALREAGEEPPPPATQERPIVWGDFWRYHDDGTDPGSGWNVAAYDDRGWAEGRGELGYGELDEATTLQRTDPSQTSVYFRKRIVLDQVPDRAFLEVIYDDGLAVWVNGSLIFARNVDRGLEHRFYASASTDNAFERAEIPPGAFVAGENQIAVVVKQVGRTSPDLSFDLQLEMAFPSSPPDPALFVRAPNGGEQFLAGEAIDVAWDASVPVAFVDIDFSADGGASWTPIATRLVNRSPYRWTLPEITTEAALVRVRDAEGVAREDVSDAPFAIAPPPSGITEQIPFGSTWRYHDDGSDPGAGWAGLAYDDGAWPLGAAELGYGDGDEATVLQQPKRTALSVYFRRTFLVGERITAADLQVLFDDGIAVYVNGTLVFSRNITRFEHNRSASASAENEVAAASIALDPYPFVSGENVIAVMVKQVGKSSPDLSFDLDLQLTTAP, from the coding sequence ATGGCGAAGGGGGGAGGGGCCGCGCTGGCCGTGGCGCTCGTGCTCTGCCTGGGGGTGCTGCCGAAGGCCGCGCACGCCGCCGAGACGGTGGTCGCGCTCACGTTCGACGACAACCGGACCTCGCAGCTGCAGGTGCTGCCGCTCCTCGAGCGGCACGGCCTGCACGCGACCTTCAACATCATCACCGGACGGGTCGGCGCCTCGGGCTACATGAGCTGGGACGATCTCGCGGCCGTCGCCGCCGCTGGCCACGAGATCGCGGGCCACACGGTGAGCCACCCGGACCTCACCGCCATCTCGCTCGAGGAGGCGCGGCGCGAGATCTGCGAGGGGCGCGAAGCGCTGGTGGCCCACGGCCACTCGCCCGAGACCTTCTGCTATCCCTTCTCCCGCACCTCGCCCGAGGTGCAGGCGCTCGTGGCCGAGTGCGGCTATGCGGCAGCGCAGGTCGCCGCGGGGCTCGGCTGCGCCACCTGCCCGGCGGCAGAATCCCTGCCGCCCCTCAATCCCTTCCGGATCCGCGGGCTCTCCTCCAGCCAGATCACCGAGACGCTGGCCGATCTGCAGGCGCAGGTGATCCGAGCGGAGGAGGCGGGCGGCGGCCTCGTCGTCTTCAAATTCCACCAGATCTGCACGGGCGATTGCGGCACCTACACCACACACCCCGACACCCTCGACGCCTTCTTCGGCTGGCTGGCGGTGCGGGCCGGGCAGGGAACGGTGGTGAAGACATTGGCGAGCGCGCTCCGCGAGGCGGGTGAAGAGCCGCCGCCGCCGGCGACGCAGGAGCGCCCCATCGTCTGGGGTGATTTCTGGCGCTACCACGACGACGGCACCGATCCCGGCTCCGGCTGGAACGTCGCCGCGTATGACGATCGCGGCTGGGCCGAGGGCAGGGGCGAGCTCGGCTACGGCGAACTCGACGAGGCGACCACGCTGCAGCGCACCGATCCGTCGCAGACCAGCGTCTACTTCCGCAAGCGCATCGTCCTCGACCAGGTGCCGGATCGCGCCTTCCTCGAGGTGATCTACGACGACGGCCTCGCGGTCTGGGTGAACGGCAGCCTGATCTTCGCCCGCAACGTGGACCGTGGGCTCGAGCACCGGTTCTACGCCTCCGCCTCCACCGACAACGCCTTCGAGCGGGCGGAGATCCCGCCGGGCGCCTTCGTGGCGGGAGAGAACCAGATCGCGGTGGTGGTGAAGCAGGTGGGGCGGACCTCGCCGGATCTCTCCTTCGATCTGCAGCTGGAGATGGCCTTTCCCTCGAGCCCGCCGGATCCCGCGCTCTTCGTGCGCGCGCCCAACGGCGGGGAGCAGTTCCTCGCCGGGGAGGCGATCGACGTCGCGTGGGACGCGAGCGTTCCGGTGGCCTTCGTCGACATCGACTTCTCCGCCGACGGCGGCGCGAGCTGGACGCCGATCGCCACCCGCCTCGTCAATCGGTCGCCCTACCGATGGACGCTGCCGGAGATCACCACCGAGGCGGCGCTGGTCCGCGTGCGCGATGCGGAGGGGGTGGCCCGGGAGGACGTGAGCGACGCGCCCTTCGCGATCGCCCCGCCGCCCAGCGGGATCACCGAGCAGATCCCCTTCGGCAGCACCTGGCGCTACCACGACGACGGCAGCGATCCCGGCGCCGGCTGGGCGGGCCTCGCCTACGACGACGGCGCCTGGCCGCTGGGCGCAGCCGAGCTGGGCTACGGGGACGGCGACGAGGCGACGGTGCTCCAGCAGCCGAAGCGGACGGCGTTGAGCGTCTACTTCCGCAGGACCTTCCTGGTGGGCGAGCGGATCACCGCTGCCGATCTCCAGGTCCTCTTCGACGACGGCATCGCCGTCTACGTCAACGGGACGCTCGTCTTCTCGCGGAACATCACGCGCTTCGAGCACAACCGGTCGGCGAGCGCCTCCGCCGAGAACGAGGTGGCGGCAGCGAGCATCGCGCTCGATCCCTATCCCTTCGTCAGCGGGGAGAACGTGATCGCGGTGATGGTGAAGCAGGTCGGAAAGAGCTCGCCGGATCTCTCCTTCGACCTCGACCTGCAGCTCACCACGGCGCCGTGA